A single region of the Gemmata palustris genome encodes:
- a CDS encoding DUF1501 domain-containing protein gives MPPLAYSPDRRAFLRNAGCGFGALALAAMLGEDGLLADDKPVDPLAPKKPHFEPSAKRVIFLFMSGGPSHVDTFDPKPELTQLHGQKLPESFGPVKTRRGVDKNKLLASTRTFKKHGKSGIEVSDWFPHIAERVDDICLLRGCHGDSVTHPESVYLMNTGSILMGRPSLGAWVSYGLGTENRNMPAFVVLPDPGGWPKGGAPAWGNGYIPAAYQGTVVKGGQAPIEHLATPPGVSATQQRRTLDFIAESNREFGASRAADSELSARIAAYELAYRMQAHAPDVVDLTKETEETKTLYGLDRKETAEFGTRCLLARRMIERGVRFVQLYSGDTNGWDAHSDLEKNHGTLCLQSDKPIAGLLTDLKRRGLLKDTLVVWGGEFGRTPMTEGTNGRDHNPHGFSMWLAGGGVKGGQALGATDAIGLRAAEDKTHVHDVHATILHLLGFNHLKLTFRHNGRNERLTDNAGEVIDKAIA, from the coding sequence GTGCCCCCACTCGCTTATTCTCCGGATCGCCGAGCCTTCCTCCGCAACGCGGGATGCGGGTTCGGTGCCCTCGCGCTCGCGGCGATGCTCGGCGAGGACGGGTTGCTCGCGGACGACAAGCCGGTCGACCCGCTCGCGCCGAAGAAACCGCACTTCGAGCCGAGCGCGAAGCGCGTCATCTTCCTGTTCATGTCGGGCGGCCCATCGCACGTGGACACGTTCGACCCGAAGCCCGAACTCACGCAGCTCCACGGCCAAAAACTCCCGGAATCGTTCGGTCCGGTGAAAACGCGACGCGGTGTTGACAAGAACAAGTTGCTCGCCTCGACCCGCACGTTCAAGAAGCACGGCAAGAGCGGTATCGAGGTGTCCGACTGGTTCCCGCACATCGCGGAGCGCGTCGATGACATTTGTCTGCTGCGCGGGTGCCACGGCGACAGCGTCACGCACCCCGAGTCCGTGTACCTGATGAACACCGGGTCGATCCTGATGGGGCGGCCCAGTCTCGGTGCCTGGGTCAGTTACGGGCTGGGCACCGAGAACCGGAACATGCCCGCGTTCGTGGTGCTGCCCGACCCGGGCGGGTGGCCAAAGGGTGGCGCGCCCGCGTGGGGTAATGGTTACATCCCGGCTGCGTACCAGGGCACGGTCGTGAAGGGCGGACAGGCACCGATCGAACACCTCGCGACTCCGCCCGGCGTGAGCGCCACTCAGCAGCGCCGGACGCTCGATTTCATCGCTGAAAGTAACCGGGAGTTCGGCGCGAGTCGCGCAGCGGACTCGGAACTATCGGCACGAATCGCGGCTTACGAACTCGCGTACCGGATGCAGGCCCACGCACCAGACGTCGTCGATCTCACGAAGGAAACGGAAGAGACGAAGACGCTCTACGGCCTCGACCGCAAGGAAACGGCCGAGTTCGGCACGCGGTGCCTGCTCGCGCGCCGAATGATCGAGCGCGGGGTGCGGTTCGTGCAACTTTACAGCGGCGATACGAACGGCTGGGACGCGCACTCCGACTTGGAGAAGAACCACGGCACGCTCTGTCTTCAGAGCGACAAGCCGATCGCGGGCCTGCTAACGGACCTGAAGCGCCGCGGGTTACTAAAAGACACGCTCGTGGTGTGGGGCGGGGAGTTCGGGCGCACCCCGATGACCGAAGGCACGAACGGGCGCGACCACAACCCGCACGGGTTCTCCATGTGGCTCGCTGGCGGTGGCGTGAAGGGCGGTCAAGCGCTCGGGGCCACGGACGCGATCGGGCTGCGTGCGGCCGAAGACAAAACGCACGTCCACGACGTTCACGCGACGATCTTGCACCTGCTCGGGTTCAACCACCTGAAGCTCACGTTCCGGCACAACGGTCGCAACGAGCGCCTCACCGACAACGCCGGCGAGGTGATCGACAAGGCCATCGCGTAG